The Malus domestica chromosome 06, GDT2T_hap1 genome has a segment encoding these proteins:
- the LOC103437983 gene encoding cytochrome P450 CYP736A12-like, protein MYIYVCVSNVPFIDLTQKSYKMSPSEIAILILVFLTFLWSLLHLINASSRQSRKLPPGPTPLPIIGNLHMLGDLPHRSLQNLAKKYGPIMSMRLGFIPTIVVSSPKAAKLFLKTHDTIFASRPKLQAFEYMAYGSKVMAFIEYGPYWRHIRKLCTLQLLCPSKIEGFAPLRREEVGLLVQSLKVAAEGGEVVDFSEKVGELVEGITYRMVLGRKNDDMFDLKGIIEEALFLTGAFNISDYVPFLSPLDLQGLTKRMKRVSKIVDQLLEKIIQDHEQVSRSEVQGNHHKDFVDVLLSSIHQPLNPNNEEVYMLERTNVKAILLDMIVGALDTSTTAIVWTLAELLRHPKVMKRLQEELKSVIRMDRMVEESDLPKLDYLSTVVKDSLRLHPIAPLLVPHQSMEDITVDGYHIPKKSRVFINIWTIGRDPSVWSDNVEEFYNERFMNNNVDLRGHDFQLIPFGSGRRGCPAMQLGLTTVRLVLGNLLHCFNWELPSGMLPKDLDMTEKFGLSLSKAKHLLAMPTCRLYNGS, encoded by the exons atgtatatatatgtgtgtgtgtctaaTGTCCCATTTATCGATCTCACCCAGAAATCATATAAAATGAGTCCTTCAGAAATAGCCATCCTCATCCTTGTATTCCTCACATTCCTATGGTCTCTCCTCCACCTAATCAATGCCTCCTCAAGGCAAAGCCGAAAACTGCCACCTGGCCCTACACCACTGCCAATCATTGGCAATCTTCATATGCTAGGCGACCTCCCACACCGTAGCCTCCAAAACCTGGCAAAAAAATATGGACCTATAATGTCCATGCGTCTAGGGTTCATACCAACCATAGTGGTCTCATCTCCCAAAGCAGCAAAGCTATTCCTCAAAACGCATGACACCATTTTCGCTAGCCGCCCCAAACTCCAAGCCTTCGAGTACATGGCTTACGGCTCGAAGGTCATGGCCTTTATTGAATATGGGCCATACTGGCGCCATATTCGGAAACTTTGCACACTTCAACTTCTTTGTCCCTCGAAAATTGAGGGTTTTGCTCCGCTAAGAAGGGAGGAGGTAGGGTTGTTAGTGCAGTCCCTGAAGGTAGCTGCGGAGGGGGGCGAGGTGGTGGATTTTAGTGAGAAGGTTGGTGAGCTTGTTGAGGGAATCACGTATAGGATGGTGTTGGGGAGAAAAAATGATGATATGTTTGATCTCAAGGGGATTATTGAGGAAGCCCTATTCTTGACAGGAGCTTTCAACATTAGTGATTATGTGCCTTTCCTTAGTCCACTTGATCTTCAG GGATTGACCAAGCGCATGAAGAGAGTTAGCAAAATTGTCGACCAACTACTCGAAAAGATAATTCAGGATCATGAACAAGTTTCCAGAAGTGAGGTACAAGGCAATCATCATAAGGACTTTGTAGACGTGCTACTTTCATCAATCCACCAACCATTAAACCCCAACAATGAGGAAGTCTACATGCTCGAGCGAACAAATGTCAAAGCCATTTTACTCGACATGATTGTGGGTGCCCTTGACACCTCAACCACGGCAATTGTCTGGACCCTGGCCGAACTCTTGAGGCACCCGAAAGTAATGAAACGTCTCCAAGAAGAGCTCAAGAGTGTGATCAGGATGGATCGAATGGTGGAAGAAAGTGATTTGCCAAAGCTGGATTACTTGAGCACGGTTGTCAAGGATAGCTTAAGGCTACACCCAATTGCCCCATTACTAGTCCCTCATCAATCCATGGAGGACATTACAGTTGATGGATATCACATACCTAAGAAATCAAGAGTTTTTATCAATATTTGGACCATTGGGAGGGATCCAAGTGTATGGTCAGATAATGTGGAAGAATTTTACAATGAAAGGTTTATGAATAATAACGTTGACCTACGTGGACATGACTTCCAGCTCATACCATTTGGGTCTGGTCGAAGAGGGTGCCCTGCTATGCAATTAGGGTTAACCACAGTTCGTCTTGTTCTGGGAAACTTGTTGCACTGCTTCAACTGGGAGCTCCCTAGTGGAATGCTACCTAAAGACTTGGACATGACTGAGAAATTTGGCTTATCGTTGTCGAAAGCCAAACACTTGCTTGCCATGCCGACGTGCCGTTTGTAcaatggaagttga